The genomic interval ACCCACTAACCTTGCATTTCTTTTTCACTGCTCGAAACGCTGATCCACAATTCGATGAGTTCTTGCAACGGTTCAGTGCTTCCAAGCAAGTTAATCCAGAATCGCTGCGACGAAAACGGGATAAAAGTCCAACTTCTTCGTGCTGTAGCGACGACGTAACCACGAGAGAAATTGTAAGAAATTGCATAAGTAATTTTATCGAATTTCCAACCGAAAGTGGGCGATCCAAATCACATTCAATTGGTATGCACGCGAAAGCTACCATGTTAAAAGATGGCAGGGCACtgataacttatatatttattattccaGCGCTAAAACAAACCTGCGAATACAGAATCCCTAAATTTGGCATTAGTCCCGCATAgcctttttattattattaaaccgattttcttttttaccttACACAACATCTAGTTTTCAAACTAACAAAGCTGTTGTTATACGCCTTAAAGAAATCTATGCCAAACAGGCGTTTGGGCATCTGCAGTATACGCTGTGGTATTGATCATTTCAATAACCATCGACCGCTTGGAAAAACCGTTATTGTTATTGTTGGCACTTTATTTCATGCGTCAGTTGAAGAAATTCATACGTCAGGTTTCCCCCGCTCAAAATATCTCCCAATTACGAAATTCCATATGGAGTATAAGAGGCACCTCCGGCGtgggtaatttaaaaatggtttatattGAATTGATCGCTTGCAGACAGCGCGGGTATCGAACTGTTTTTAAGGTCGCGGATTCATTCTATCAACACCCATGTGATAAATTGGAACTACACTTATAGGAAAGtaatctatatatagtaagttggaAAAAGAATGGgatatctttttattctatattaattcgtcccatttggtagtaaacaaagaacactcaaagaattatataaccgtatcctcacaactccatataccgttgtttattgtttaaaacacgattaggatatttggatgttatgtgcttaaggtgtcccatcttaccccacaggacAGTATTTAATATTCGAATACATACACGCATATCTTATAAATTAGGACGTGTAGAAACTGCACAGTGCCTGAACGACAAACAGTATCTTATACTGGATCTAGGCATGTAAGGAGGGCcgaataattttgttttattacacgCGGTATtgaattcaaatattttccgCCGATATAAAACTATTATTGTCTGTGGCTTATTGTAACTGCCACTAACACGTACATGTGTTTGTATACCTTGCCTGTTATAGGACTCGCCACCACTCTCTCTACTATAATCTTTTTTGACATCAAACAatcttgtttattctttataaaacTGCTTACAATTCAACGTTTGCTACATTTTCTCGCTAAGTGAGGCACCAGCGATTTGGCCAATTACTTACTCTCGCGTGAGCGGGTTAAATAGTCCTGGCGCCGACGCCATAGCAGACGATCCATATAAAACCACCGATTGTATCCACAACCGTATAACGAGGCGATGGAGTTTTAATCTAATTGCCAAAACGTTTGTGGGGAGCTATTATAAACACACCGACCCCAAGCCTCGTGTAAACAGTTGTGGGAATACTTCGGCCCGCTTTCCTAGACAACCGGGCTTACAACAAAGCTATCGCCTGATTCCACTTTATCCCTTACCCAGTATCATCTATTTACAGCTTGGCGGTTGTCTCTATTATTGCCATTGTATTGAGATTCGTTTGTTTTCTAATACAGGCGCTTGTCTGGCCACAAAGGTAAAGTCCTGTGTACTAAGTGCAGGAGAAACCGGACCCAGCGTTGCAACAATAGAGAAGAAAGGCAGACCCAAACACGATACTTGCGCTTTTCGCCAACGTATAATACCTAATTCTGAAGCTACACTAAACGGCCATTAAGCGACGTTTCATTCAAAACACCGTCGCTGTGATCTAAAAAAAGGTCACGCTAAACCCTTGCTTTTACCAACGCTGCAAACTGTCGTCTCGTGTGCAGAATCTCCATTGCTTACAACGCTCGAAACATACGtttctgacgtcacacggTCCCCATTTGGCTttgaatgacgtcacagcaggAATCTGCCAACGTTTTTACGAAAATTGCTGCAAACTtgacataaataatttaaaaagcgACACAAAACCCTAAGAGTACATTTCCGGGTATGTGATGTGCTGTAACGAGAAGAGCAGCATAAAATATTCAGTCGCTCTTTCGTGTAAGAGTGCGAGTTAATCAGGTTGGGGTAGGGTGTTAGAGTTAAGAAGCAAGTCGAATTTTCACCAAATCGAGTTAAAATCGGACGAGGAATTGATTTCCCTTAATTCGAACAAAACGAATCACCTTGGTGATTTGACTGACAGAGCTGTGCTTCGGTTGAAGGTAATATTGACGAGTTAGTAATCAATGTTTGTCGCTGTATTGGGAACTCGGGACACGCGTCAACACCAATGGAAACGCCGCGGTGGGTATTTTATAACCGCTATAGTATACGGCTATACGCAAAAGGCCCATAGCTATCCATTGTGCGACGAGGCCAACTTTCTTTCCATGTGAGAAATATGCAGCATGCATTGAAATTTTCGCTTTGTAGCTAGTTATTTGAAcgaaaataatatgtttaatttgcgaaaataaaacaacgaaatGTTGAAAATACCCGGGGCTATGGTTGTGTTGAATTGAAGTAAACATCGAACTGCAAAACCCACGTTTTGGGACcttaattaaaatagcatAGTCTTTATACTACCGAAATGTGAAtacgtaaatatatatatatagacagAGATATATGTCATATATACAAAAGAGTTCTAACAATTTTGCGgcgcaaaaaaaaaacagtgaagTGCATTTGAAATTCGCTCTATAGGTCGGAGGATTATTATAAACGAAAACAAATTTACGTCCTTGACTTTTCTCCCGTTCATAACAACATGCGCATGCATCGATTCCGCTGACATAGATGCATGACGACGGCAAACTACGCTCTTTGGttttgattatgacgtcatattattCCCCCGAGTGACGCGATTACTGCAACGTCGATCGAGCAGTTGACTTTCAATACCTCTTACATACAATCGCAATTTAGACCAAGGCCACTTTTGACGCTAAACTTGACAGACACGTGCTAACCGCAACAAGTATTGATTGAACGCAGGTGATTCGCAGCAATTTGGCGAGCTGTTTCGGAAACGAATCAAATACATTTTGACACGCCGATAATTAAGATTTCTGAAAGTTGCTCCAAAATGAATCGAAAACGAATAATTGGCTTGAAAATTAAAGGCCACcagtttaatttcaaataGCTCTTTACGTCTTTCGATAAAAAGGTAACTTTTTTGTGATAATTACCACATAGCATTTTTAcataagtagggtgggggggaggtgctgggacacctttttattccattttctcgtctcatttggtagtaattaaagaacatttaagggATTTGAAAACCGCGTGTCCTCATGACACCCATATAgcctgttgttaattgtttaaaacacgataaaaaattgttgttggtaggtgctaaaaatgtctcatcttacccaacagttaTACATCACTGAATCTGAACTTTAATATCTGCTTACGGATCCGAGTTACCGCCACAAGAAACCTATACGATTTGAATCACTTAAATACCAAGTTTACTAGTCTTCGAAATCTTACCTAAACTTCATATATGCTGCAAGTGGGACACTAAGTCAACGTAGCAATACAACTAATACGAATAACCAAACCTTACCACGTAACAGCTTATATCAAGTGATCAGTGCCAAGGAATTGAACGTTAGCGTTACCCCTATACCTGCGAATCGAATTTCTTTACCTCACCTTGGTTAAGTTTTCGATTTCAGATGGTTCGTCCTTTCTCCTGCCAATCTTATGTGCTTTCTGTTGCGCGCTTGTTCGTGAGGAGGAATAATTTTGTGCAATTTACTCTCAAACGGTGTTTCTTCTAAAGAGAAGACGGATGATTTAAAACGTTGAAAGAAATGCTATTAGTTGAAGACATATATGCCTTTTCGAGTAGGTGAGAATTTAAACACAGtcaatattttatcttttttttgttacttatgttatgttacgtgacatacagtatatatacagTGAGATTGGAGagagacggaacacctttagcacataatatcaaaatattgtgttttaaagaattaacaacggtttgtgGAAGtcgtttataattctttaatttttttgtttactacaaaatgggacgagaaaatggaatgaaaggcgtcccgtctttccccaccttaactatctaagttatttaaatgtttttattgggtaatatttttttaactatcaTACTCAGCAGAGGAAATTCTTATATTCCAAAATTCCCCCTAATATTATTCTGAAACAAGGTGCTACAGCTCGTGCATCGTGCCCCGTCGTACTTTTTTGTCGTTCTTTGatacaaataatttttgaaaTGATTTAATGGCGATAAAAACATCGGTTCGAACATGGGAGCGATAtaagaaaacagaaaataaataaaatctcaggtaaaaaaataataggcCGAGTTCGGGCAACAACaagaaaacgaaaataaaCGAACGGTCGAACGGCGCCGGATtcaaattatgacgtcataattacgaGCCGCATGAACAAACAGTGATGTGAAAAGATCTTCGATTGTCACGCTTGGCGCTAGGTAACGTGACGTATGCGGTGACGCTGTCAACAACATTTATAAGGAAATGATCACAGATGTTGACGTCATCGTCACGTCATCGTTTCCTTTCTCGCGTTTTTGCATTCCTTTCTCTTCATGctgaaatgtaaaattaagttataaaataaaggaaaCCTTTTGGgatatttttcaattgttaTATTCTGGTTGTATACATACCTTACAAAGAAAAGCATCGCAGCTCCTGCTATCACCATTACTATCAGTAGAATGCCGGTCGCGATCGCCACCACATCTGTATAATGCATAAAGGGAATATTAGATTTCTGACTATGAGTTCGAATTAAGATGAACTAGCATCGGTATTCGGGAAATACTCACGTAACAGCACAGCATCATTGTGTGGTAGGGTGTTGGTTGGTTGGTCGAACGGATCTTCCACGTAAGTCTCGCTCTTTGTTGCGACATAATTGATGCTCCCGCTTTCGGTCTGTgggattatgacgtcattgcttTCGTCGTTCTTGACGTCACCGGAAACGGACACGACGGTTGTGGATTCTGTGTTGCACACGCGTAAGTAAATTGAACGCTCGTGTTTTAAGTAATCCGCTTTTGCGGGATTATGTTTCTCGCTTCaaaagtttcaaaagtttttgatCAACTTACCGGACTGTGACGTTCCCGGAGTTGGCGACGTCATCAACTGGACGCTTTCGTCAGCGGCGTAGTCATTGTACGTCATAAAGGCCTCGAATACCTCATCGCTTGATTCACGTGACACTGCTGCTAGGTTTGATTGGACAGTATTCGGTTTTTCAATATCGTCTGTAAGTAGTGAATGTTAAAGTATAATATACCTGACAGgaacaatgtattttttattcaatgttAAGTTTGGTAAGAACGTCACCTTTGTGTGTGTAAGAGTAAAcgtttgtatttaatatatttaaataatgagtACTTACCGAGTTTAGGCAACATGTTCCTGGATCGAAGAAATCGCACGGAACCTGCggaaaatataaacttgaGTACTTTGatcaaaaaaacaagaacagGAAAGAAGTTTCGAACCActcatatgacgtcacttgtATAAAATTAGGCGCAAAACTCACAAAGGTAAACTTTATACGGGTATAGGGTGGGACTTGAGATCATTTGGCAACCGGTGTGGAATTAGGTCGTGGGTACGCGGTCTTGCTATTAATGTGGTCGGTCTATAATCGGTTTCTGGGGTCAAATACCAGACCCACGGGAACCCCTGCATGTTGGGGGGTAGAGTTACCACAGCCGTGCGAAATTCGCACGCAGAGAGCGTTTCGGATTCACCACTTTGAGCGGCTAAAGTTGTCACTTGACTCCGCGAGTCCTTGACCCATAGTAACCCCGCAAGTTGCAGAACATGGTCAATTGTACGTTATAGGGAGCGTTGTTTTTGCTTGTAAAGTACGCGTGTGGTTGGGTGtatttatttaccaaaaactgtagttgtttatattttaaacttaccgAAACAAGGGTTCTCGTAGATTTTCTTGTGTATGGCAGCGCAGTGACCTCGTTTCTGCAAATGGAACTTGATTTAGAAGCGGAATTTTAAAACGGTAATTTTTcaagtatttaaaaatgataagTCCAAATTTCGAAAGTTTACAAATTTCTTTACCAGATCTTTAGGTAAAATTCAGATTTGGTTACAGATTTTAGTCATATCTTTAttcgtaaaataaaacacgtcAATTCGATGTTTTTATCGCGCGAATGAAAGTGGCTACCAAACAACCGCCATTTTGTAGCTGCATaagaaactttgtttaataacacAGTTTGTGCTAAAACTCACCTTATTACACGAGCACTTCTGATCAGGGTTGAAGAATCGAGCATTAGTTAGCAAATCCATGATTTTGGCGCATGTTGGTAAATTACGCATGTTTGTGTTGCAGCTGCCCGCTTTCACCTGTTAAAAATCTTagttattaaacattaaacacggaaaaatatgttatttcgAAACAAACATAGGCAAGATGGAAGTGGCTAATTTAGTCGATACTGGAGTACGCAGTGTTATGCaaagattggttttaaaactatgaGAGGACTTTGTCTGTATGTCTAAATAGTTATCAAGAATTACTTACCGCGCATTTAGTTTTTAGTTTCACGAGTGCTTCTCTGCATTCTTTATGGTGGCGGCAGGACTTCATAATATCGAAGCAGGATTTCGTTTCAGTGTTGCTCACTGTCGAGCGGAAGCTTTGCGTTTCCGGAGCTCCACTATGCCCTCTTGCGGATGCTCCTGCAGTGGATGTCGCTACCAGCATCAAATAAAGAACGATAAAAAGTCCAAAAAGTCTGCTTGTTCTTCCTGGCGctgctagttttacaaaacccATCTTCTCTgtctttttttaacttattcgTCACAGTGGTAGTCGTTTCGTCTCAAATTCCTAGTCTGGCGGTTTGGCTACAGACAGCTGCGAAAGAAAGACAAAACTCAGAAACAAATTCTTAGAAACCCCGCGGAGATGGCCACTGCGGTCCCACGGGATTATGACGGAGCgttgatgtaacaatggacTTCCGAAAGGTCTATGTTGATAGATAGCCGTTTTTATTTACGTCTCTGAAATAGAAATTAACTGTTTCAAATTTACTTAAAACCACGACGAAATAGGTCAAACAAATCTGATACTGAAGAAATgtctttacattttttttatatttgtaatttttttattttatacacattaTCTCAAAAAATATAACGCCGAAAAACAGTCTACCCAAAATCGACGTTTAAATGCGCACGGCCTATCTCGGCTGAATTAACTGCAATACAAACGCTTTGCGTcaaatttttgatttgtttttctttgaaaTTTGTAAGATATTATCTAACTACTCCTCTTGCGCTCCGGCACGATGTGCGAGTGCGCACTGTCTGATTGAAAGTGCTAGTGAAGCGACAGCGACGCAGCTAAATAGGGTGGCTGTCGGAGCAACGAAAAACGCGTCGCAATCAAAGCTTCTGAACAAAAGGCCTTCTGGCGTGCGCGCGGGTGTGCGTTAAACAGTCGTGTGTGTGCGTGCGCGCGTACAACAATAGTAGGTTGTAATTACACTTTATAGGGAGCGTGTAATGGCCCGACGAAAGCTGCTTAATGGTCTGGCAATGATAGCATTTGGGATTAAGTATCCAGTTTAAACAAGAGCACGTGGTGGCACACATTCGCTTTCAGTTATATCTTGTTATAAGCCGATAATAAACCTTCAACAACGGGATCTAATTGAACAAGAGATTTCATCACAAATGTTAGTTTTTTGATGCGAATTGTGTCTGTTCGATATTATAAGTAAATCGTTCAATCCTCCGTGTGTTATTTCTTGCCCCTCTTTAATAAAACTCATTTGTAAATAtgtagttatttaaaaattcacgAGCCAATACATTATAATGGGCAGCCACTGGTGTTACACGTCGGAAGTTTTCTTATGTACGGAGTATAAACAGAAACCCTTTTTGCAGCGGTTGGAGGCACGCTTTTGCCATCAGCCGGAATCgcctttgtaaatattttgatgaCACAGTGTAAATAACTGAGATGTGTTGCCAGTGTTTTGTGCTCTGTTATTCGTCGGACGCCCAGAAAGTTAAAAGGGGGtgtgttataataaaaacaatttcctTTGTTTAGGCAAGGCGTGGATTTGTCGCATAAATTATTCACGTCGATATCGCTCCAATCTTTAGAAATCGAATGCTCACTGCATAAAGTACAGTGTAATGTGTGTTTCTGTGTCGATGCGAACTTTCTGAACGTCGGATTCTCACTCTCATCCATGTTTTTCCGGACCACAATCCCAGGGGAACCGTCATCGATCAGTGTGAACACGAGAAAATACAGAAAACTCTAACGAATCGGTGAATAACAGAAATCGGCCCCGAAAAACGGCATTTTTGGGAGTATGGACGCGATCCGGTTTCGGGCAGAACAGCATTTTTCGCTCGCGTTCTCACGGTCTTATGCAGGCGCCTGGGTAACAATCACTCTCTGAGCCTCGTCTGCGCGGTAACAATAGCAGAAACAATGGGCCGTGACATCTAGACGTTATTTGAGATCCCGGTCTCCCGCAACTTTGGGTAATGTCTGGGTTAAAAAGATTCAGAAACGCAGCGTCCTGGTTAGGACGGGAGAAATATACAGCCCAGTAAACATCATCCGACTCCACCAAATTATTCAAGTGCAACCTTCGAAAAGATGTTTATCGCGGCAACGTCGTCTACATAGGAAAGTTCACCCGGCCGAAAATACCACATTGAACGAAAACTGGCATTATTATTACGAGTCACCACATCTAAAAAACATCATACCAGCCAACACGGATGCAATAAAATTATGCAATACTGTAAtggtttatatacattttacgTGGTcggtaaaaaaattactgcCATGCTGAAAAACCGTGCTATTAAAATATCTAATTTAAAACGCGAACGgtaaacaatacaataaacaaGAAGACTATAAGAGAccataattaaattaaat from Ciona intestinalis chromosome 2, KH, whole genome shotgun sequence carries:
- the LOC100184315 gene encoding uncharacterized protein LOC100184315; the encoded protein is MGFVKLAAPGRTSRLFGLFIVLYLMLVATSTAGASARGHSGAPETQSFRSTVSNTETKSCFDIMKSCRHHKECREALVKLKTKCAVKAGSCNTNMRNLPTCAKIMDLLTNARFFNPDQKCSCNKKRGHCAAIHKKIYENPCFGSVRFLRSRNMLPKLDDIEKPNTVQSNLAAVSRESSDEVFEAFMTYNDYAADESVQLMTSPTPGTSQSESTTVVSVSGDVKNDESNDVIIPQTESGSINYVATKSETYVEDPFDQPTNTLPHNDAVLLHVVAIATGILLIVMVIAGAAMLFFVSMKRKECKNARKETMT